CACCGTAGATGTCAAAGGCTGAAGCTGCTCCCTTTGCCACATTATAACTAGTAGGGGATCCTCATCGACCATGGCCACAGCTGCCTCGAATCCCTACAGCATTCTCAGTTCTAGCTCCCTAGTCCATGCGGACTCCTCGGGTATGCAGCAGGGGAGTCCTTTCCGAAACCCTCAGAAACTTCTCCAAAGTGATTACTTGCAGGGAGTTCCTAGCAATGGGCATCCTCTCGGGCATCATTGGGTGACCAGTCTGGGCGATGGAGGCCCATGGTCCTCCACACTGGCCACCAACCCTCTGGACCAGCAGGACGTGAAGCCCGGGCGCGAAGATCTACAGCTGGGTGCGATCATCCATCACCGCTCACCGCACGTCGCTCACCACTCTCCGCACACTAACCACCCGAATGCCTGGGGGGCTAACCCAGCTCCGAACCCGTCCATCACGTCCAGCGGCCAACCCCTTAACGTGTACTCGCAGCCTGGCTTCACAGTGAGTGGCATGCTGGAGCACGGAGGGCTCACCCCACCACCAGGCTCTGCCTCTGCACAGAGCCTACACCCCGTGCTCCGGGATCCCCCAGACCACAGCGATCTAGGCTCGCACCACTGCCAGGACCACTCAGACGAGGAGACACCAACCTCGGATGAGTTGGAACAGTTCGCCAAACAGTTCAAACAAAGAAGAATCAAGTTGGGCTTCACGCAAGCCGATGTGGGGCTGGCGCTGGGCACACTGTATGGCAACGTGTTCTCACAGACCACTATCTGCAGGTTCGAGGCCTTGCAGCTGAGCTTCAAGAACATGTGCAAGCTGAAGCCGCTGTTGAACAAGTGGCTGGAAGAGGCCGATTCGTCCACGGGGAGCCCGACCAGCATTGACAAAATCGCCGCTCAGGGCCGTAAGCGCAAGAAGCGAACCTCCATCGAGGTGAGTGTCAAGGGCGTTCTGGAAACGCATTTCCTCAAGTGTCCCAAGCCTGCGGCGCAGGAGATTTCCTCGCTGGCAGACAGCCTTCAGTTGGAGAAAGAAGTGGTGCGTGTCTGGTTCTGTAAtcgaagacagaaagagaaaagaatgactCCACCAGGGGATCAGCAGCCACATGAGGTTTATTCGCACACGGTGAAAACAGACACGTCCTGCCGCGATCTCTGACTGCAGGAAGCAAGAAAGTGGCCGGCCGCTCTGGGAGCAGCgcggaattctctctctcccactctcttccTTTTACTTCAGCTTTATTATTGCTATCTAGAGACATGGCAATATCTAGATATCTAGATAGGGCTCTCTctccccagtctttttttttttcctttctttcttacattttttttttccaaaataagggATTCTAACTTATATTAAGAAAGGAAACACACTCACACAGGCATCCAGGCTTCTCAACGCTGATACACAGTTGCGTTAAGCAGTCCAGGCAGGAAACTCCTATATGCTGCCGCCTGGGCAACTGCTTCCTCCAACCTTCTCTGCTGATCAATACATATTGTTTATTTTGAGTAAGGTCTGTTTGGTTGCTCCTCTCTTGGAAGAACAAGGAGTGGGGTAACGTGGGGGTGGGGTAAAGataggggaggggggtgggacgACAGATGTGTGCCTCTGAATAACCTTACAGCGCCTTGGTTATAGCAGCCGTATTTCAGGTGAAATCTGTTTTACAATAGactagttttgcatttttttaaaacttctatagCGTTTCTTAATGTCTGCGGTGTTTTACTACAAGCTGTACACAATATTTGTGAGATAATTTGTATCTAATCGGCCACGTTACTATTGCTATTATGATTATTCCTTCATTGAGCTGATGGTTTtctaattacttaaaaatggGAAGGGGGTGGTAGGAGGGGAAGAGATATCTACCCATCCACTTACTCCCTACCCTAAATCTGTATGGAGAGGAGAGGTACAATGAAGAGAGTTGTTGATGATGatagtggaatatatatataatttttttcagaggGCAGAGTGTCTAGATAAGCAGAATACGCAAGTCGATTGGGTTTGCAAAGTACCGCTAAGTAGGAGAGGCGATCTCGAAGGCTTCCACAGAGCAATCTGGGCGCCTGCGAAGGATTTGCCGGTGGCGCCCAACAAAAGAGGTTGGCCTGGGGAGCTAAGAGAGCTCTATACCTACCCAGATCGGGAATGCCTGCACTCAGAGCTCCCCACTGGCCCCTTGC
The nucleotide sequence above comes from Canis lupus dingo isolate Sandy chromosome X, ASM325472v2, whole genome shotgun sequence. Encoded proteins:
- the POU3F4 gene encoding POU domain, class 3, transcription factor 4 — protein: MATAASNPYSILSSSSLVHADSSGMQQGSPFRNPQKLLQSDYLQGVPSNGHPLGHHWVTSLGDGGPWSSTLATNPLDQQDVKPGREDLQLGAIIHHRSPHVAHHSPHTNHPNAWGANPAPNPSITSSGQPLNVYSQPGFTVSGMLEHGGLTPPPGSASAQSLHPVLRDPPDHSDLGSHHCQDHSDEETPTSDELEQFAKQFKQRRIKLGFTQADVGLALGTLYGNVFSQTTICRFEALQLSFKNMCKLKPLLNKWLEEADSSTGSPTSIDKIAAQGRKRKKRTSIEVSVKGVLETHFLKCPKPAAQEISSLADSLQLEKEVVRVWFCNRRQKEKRMTPPGDQQPHEVYSHTVKTDTSCRDL